One region of Quercus lobata isolate SW786 chromosome 2, ValleyOak3.0 Primary Assembly, whole genome shotgun sequence genomic DNA includes:
- the LOC115963815 gene encoding uncharacterized protein LOC115963815 — MARQLHQLMQTLPITSQLGLAVITLLLCAIALLMCASHSRKWHHRWIACYGFAKEGPVINLNINEPTILSTAGNGGHESMMISGELSVWKKNIIMGGKCQLPDFSGVIIYDANGNIVTPATARTPRPLLTWK, encoded by the coding sequence ATGGCTCGCCAGCTTCATCAATTGATGCAAACTCTCCCAATCACGTCTCAACTCGGCCTAGCAGTGATAACTCTTCTTTTGTGTGCCATTGCATTGCTCATGTGTGCTTCTCATTCCCGTAAATGGCATCATCGTTGGATTGCATGCTATGGTTTTGCTAAAGAAGGTCCTGTAATAAATCTCAACATTAATGAACCAACAATCCTATCTACTGCTGGGAATGGTGGTCATGAAAGCATGATGATTAGCGGTGAGCTCTCAGTGTGGAAGAAGAACATAATCATGGGAGGCAAATGTCAGCTACCTGATTTTTCTGGTGTCATAATATACGATGCAAATGGGAATATAGTTACCCCTGCCACTGCCAGAACTCCACGCCCTTTACTCACTTGGAAGTAA